A genome region from Apus apus isolate bApuApu2 chromosome 2, bApuApu2.pri.cur, whole genome shotgun sequence includes the following:
- the FRRS1L gene encoding DOMON domain-containing protein FRRS1L isoform X1: protein MAGRSRGAGRRLLLLLLLAGSAASPAEEGGGRREAGGGEQGEEAAQPHHDSSYSTFASEFYDLRYLSEEGYPFPTAPPVDPFAKIKVDDCGKTKGCFRYGKPGCNAETCDYFLSYRRIGADVEFELSADTDGWVAVGFSSDKKMGGDDVMACVHDDNGRVRIQHFYNVGQWAKEIQRNPARDEEGVFENNRVTCRFKRPVYVPREETIVDLHLSWYYLFAWGPAIQGSITRHDIDSPPVSERVVSIYKYEDIFMPSAAYQTFSSPFCLLLIVALTFYLLMGTP, encoded by the exons atggcGGGTCGGAGCCGCGGCGCTgggcggcggctgctgctgctgctgctcctggccgGCTCCGCCGCCAGCCCGGCGGAGgagggcggcgggcggcgggaggcgggcggcggggagcAGGGCGAGGAGGCGGCGCAGCCTCACCACGACTCCTCGTACAGCACCTTCGCCAGCGAGTTCTACGACCTGCGCTACCTCTCCGAGGAGG GTTACCCTTTTCCTACTGCCCCTCCTGTGGATCCATTTGCAAAAATCAAAGTGGATGACTGTGGAAAAACCAAGGGATGCTTCAG GTATGGTAAACCTGGATGTAATGCGGAGACCTGTGACTACTTCTTGAGTTACCGTAGAATAGGCGCCGATGTTGAGTTTGAGTTGAGTGCTGATACTGATGGCTGGGTGGCAGTGGGATTTTCCTCAGACAAGAAAATG GGAGGAGATGATGTCATGGCTTGTGTTCATGATGATAACGGAAGAGTCCGGATACAGCACTTCTATAATGTCGGCCAGTGGGCTAAAGAAATCCAGAGAAATCCTGCTAGAGATGAAGAAGGGGTTTTTGAAAACAATCGTGTAACATGTCGATTCAAGCGTCCTGTGTATGTTCCCCGAGAAGAAACCATCGTAGATCTGCACTTGAGTTGGTACTATCTCTTTGCTTGGGGTCCAGCAATTCAGG GTTCTATAACTCGTCATGATATAGACTCACCACCCGTATCAGAGCGTGTTGTCAGTATTTACAAGTATGAAGATATTTTCATGCCATCAGCTGCCTATCagaccttctcttctccattctGCTTGCTCCTCATTGTTGCACTGACCTTCTATTTATTGATGGGAACCCCATGA
- the FRRS1L gene encoding DOMON domain-containing protein FRRS1L isoform X2 → MAGRSRGAGRRLLLLLLLAGSAASPAEEGGGRREAGGGEQGEEAAQPHHDSSYSTFASEFYDLRYLSEEGYPFPTAPPVDPFAKIKVDDCGKTKGCFRYGKPGCNAETCDYFLSYRRIGADVEFELSADTDGWVAVGFSSDKKMGGDDVMACVHDDNGRVRIQHFYNVGQWAKEIQRNPARDEEGVFENNRVTCRFKRPVYVPREETIVDLHLSWYYLFAWGPAIQGLEEKRLQY, encoded by the exons atggcGGGTCGGAGCCGCGGCGCTgggcggcggctgctgctgctgctgctcctggccgGCTCCGCCGCCAGCCCGGCGGAGgagggcggcgggcggcgggaggcgggcggcggggagcAGGGCGAGGAGGCGGCGCAGCCTCACCACGACTCCTCGTACAGCACCTTCGCCAGCGAGTTCTACGACCTGCGCTACCTCTCCGAGGAGG GTTACCCTTTTCCTACTGCCCCTCCTGTGGATCCATTTGCAAAAATCAAAGTGGATGACTGTGGAAAAACCAAGGGATGCTTCAG GTATGGTAAACCTGGATGTAATGCGGAGACCTGTGACTACTTCTTGAGTTACCGTAGAATAGGCGCCGATGTTGAGTTTGAGTTGAGTGCTGATACTGATGGCTGGGTGGCAGTGGGATTTTCCTCAGACAAGAAAATG GGAGGAGATGATGTCATGGCTTGTGTTCATGATGATAACGGAAGAGTCCGGATACAGCACTTCTATAATGTCGGCCAGTGGGCTAAAGAAATCCAGAGAAATCCTGCTAGAGATGAAGAAGGGGTTTTTGAAAACAATCGTGTAACATGTCGATTCAAGCGTCCTGTGTATGTTCCCCGAGAAGAAACCATCGTAGATCTGCACTTGAGTTGGTACTATCTCTTTGCTTGGGGTCCAGCAATTCAGG